The window GACCTTCTTCACAGATCCCAGCTCGTAAGCGGACTTGGACGATTTCAGCTTCGCTTTCGCGTTCAGCGGCAACGAGACCGACTTCTCCAGATTGTCAACGAGCTGGATCTTCAGGTTCTTGTCGTTCTGCGTGACTTGCTCGTCGGGGGAGTTGACCGTGTCGGTGATCTGGATGTCTATGTTGACCGTCTTCGGGTCGTTCTCATCGTTTCGAATCGTCTGCTCGGAGTACTCGTTCCTCAGGGCGGCCAGTTGTGCTCGTTGCTTCTGTATGTGGTTGTGCGAGTTCGAGAAGAACGACGAGACCCTCTCGAGCTTGGTGACCAAATTCGGTTGGCTGAGCGTCGATTTCAGAGGATAAGGCGGGTCTATCGTGGCGTTGTTCTTTAGGAGATTGTGAGATTCCCTACCCGTCGAGTTGCTCTTTATCATCGCGAATTTATTGTTGTCCTCGATCACTTTCATAGGGTAAGATCTACTGGTCGTGCTCCTGCGCTTCTCCGCGAGACTTAGCTGCGCGATTATTCTGCGAATATCTCCAGGGAATTCGATATCTGGCCGGGTGTCGGACAGCTGCTGAATGAAAGCACCTAAAGTCGCGACGGTTACCTCTAGACTGCGGTTCTGAGACTCTAATTTGAGGAGAGTCGATTGTTGCATCGACCGTGTCGTTTCCATACGGTGTAGATTGCTCATAGTGATCTCGAGTTGCTCGCTCAGCTGGCCGACCTCCTGCGTCAGCTGCTTGTTCAGCACCTTCATCTTCTCCAAGTTCTCGATTTGCGGCTTCACCGACATCATCTCTTCCTGCAGCACTTGGTACTCTACCCTATACTCGTTCAACTGCTTCGTGATCTCCTGGTCTGGATAGAACACGCGCTTCATCACGCGATCCAAGATCTCTTTGTCCACAGCCGGGACCCGCGTCTTGAGATACTCCATGATCTCTTCGAAGCTGTCGCACCTCAGCAATTGATCCTGATGCTCCTTCAGCAGCGCCATCGACACTCGGAACAGCACCTCGGTGCTCTCCAGGAAAAGTAAATCAAAGACTCTGGTTACGAACCCCAATGGGAACTGACTCGCGAACAAAGTCAGTAACCACGGCGCGGCGTACAGCGTGGGCGAGACTTCGTGTTTATCGAAATGACTATAAATCGCTGGCAACCTATCGTGCAGCAATCTGGATAATTGATACAGGTACAATTGTAACGCTGCCATGTCGGGGAGGTACAGTTTCCTTAGGCCCCTTCGGAACATCAGGTGCCGCAGCAGGAAGAACGCCTGGTCCTCCGACATGTGCAACAAGAGAACGCCAGCGACAAAGCTGAGCCCCTGACAATAACCGACTTCGTGATCAAGAAGCGAGTAAGCTTTCAACAAATTAAACAGTGCCAGCTGTCCGGGCCCTAAGGCTGAACTGAAATACGGATGATTCGGGAACGTTCGTCCCAGATCAATCAGTATCGCGTGCTGCTGGGACGTAAGCTGCTTCAGGAGTAACTCGTAAGGCGTATTGTAATTGGGGAAATCGCGAGTGTCTATGGGCGGTTGCTTCAGGCAGAATTGCTCGGCTAAAAATTGCCACACATCTCCCCTCTTCCCTTTCGGTACACCTGCGTGGAACAAAGTTGCCGTTACAAATTTCAAATCACCTTTGTTTAATCTAAACCGCCTACGATTACTCGAACAAAAGAGGTCCTATCGAGGCGAGGTCTACTGATTTCTTGTTACCTTGCTTAATGGCGTGCAAGAGCATTTGATTATCACATTTCGTGGAGACCCTCGACTCTTTGCTAACGAGAAGATCCCAAACTTCCATTAATTCACGGCCGCAACTGCTGAGTTCGTCGTACTCCAATTTTATCCTTTTAACAGTGGCTTCCTCCTGGCGCACTGTAACAAACAATCGTTAAACATACCAACTGTGTACCATTCACTTTCCTTTTTACCACGATAGTGTTGAAAAGTTACCCCTAAGCCTGGCGTTCTCCTTTTCCATTCTTATCAATATCAGCTGCTGATTGATGGCTTTCTTCCAAAGGTCCCTCAATTCCTGTTTCGTTCTACGCTTTGGGATAGCCTGAGGGGCCttcataatattaatattcccagGCTTATCGTTGTCTTTCTCGTGATCCTTGCCGGGAGTCACGACTCTGTTCAATATGGCTTGCCTCCACGAACTGTTCGCGTGTACAGGGTTATTCCCATCTGTCTCGGTTGGTGACATTTTTGGTGAGTTCCCCACCTTCAGAAAACTGCGTGGAAAAAGTAGAAGGTAAGAAGTACCCCTCTTCTTAATTCTATACCACCGTTATGTAAAGCTTCACACGTACATGTCCATCATAGAACTCTTTGGTCCAGTGTTCACAGTCAGTTGCTGCTCAGGTGAAACCCTCAACGATCTCGGTCTACTAGCATCGGGCGAGATATCGACTATAGACGGTTGTCGTGAAATATCGGGGCTTTGGCTGCCGCTTTTTATCACAGTGTTAAGATGGCTCGCGTCTTTTAAGTGCGAGCCAAGGCCAAGGTCGTCCCGCGAACCCTTCCTCTTCATGAGATTATCGAAGCTATTCGTGAGCGAGCGTTTCGCCTTCATGAATATTGTGCTCCCTACGCCCACGCTTAAGTACTGATTAAGAAATTCACTCCTGCAACACACCGTGTATTAAATTTAATCGCcaatttatacagaaaatgcCGCGGCGCTTGGTACTTCCCGCCAAGGCTAAAGTTTCCCTACGAGAAATAGTCTCACCTGTTCTCGGCCGTGTCGTGAACATGCCTGGCCTGTTTCCCCTCGCAATGGGCGCGCAGCAGCCTCATTAAAAACTGATTCTGCTCGCGCAAAGTTGTCCCGGTGTCGCCAGCGGACTCTGCGCCTTTGTACCTGTTGACGACGATCTCCTGCTCGTCCTCCGGCAACAGCTCCATCCGCGAGAAGATTATGCTTTGAGTCCTTCGGTCGTTCTGCCCTAGAACCCCGGGGAGACACGCGAGCTCATTATACGTCGACCGGGCGATTTCCTTTGGAAAATAAACTAACGCGAGCCGGTAAATTACCTTCGATTTCCTGGCACAGCTTGTTGTACCAATACATGGGGCAGTGCTCGCACGAGAACACCGAGAACCTTTCCTTTCTCGTAACCTCGCCGGTCCCGACGTACGCCTGCGAGAtggctgaaaaaaaaatatatttactcgATCAAGTATTTTTTCTATTACCAGCAGAGAAATAATCGCGTGCAGACGCTTCTTTTACCAGCAACAAGGTCGTCCGCCACGGACTCCGACTGGCACTTGAACACATAACCGATGAAGCACTCCACATTATTCTCCTTGCAAATGAAGCCAAAGTGCTCAGGGTTCTTGATGCCTTGCACGCAACTAGCCACGTCTCTCAGCAGCTTGTGAAGTAATACCTGCTTCCTATCTGGGCTGATCAATCTCAGATCATGACGGCCTACCTGAAATTCAACAGTCGGATCGTTTCCATAGCGAGCTTCTAGATCATATAGATCAATTCCCTACCTGGAAGAGCATGGTGCGATTGTGCTCGTCCCCTGCCTTAGTCATGGAGTCTCGCCTCGAGTTTATTACGCTGCCAGTGGACGAGGCCCGGTTTCGCATCACTTCTGGCACCTGCATCGAATTATTGTTCACGGTGTCTCGGTTCTCCTCGTGCTCGTTTTGCTCCGCAAGGCTGGTGATCTGAGACTTTGGAAAGGCTTCCACGGAGCCGGTGAGCGTCGACGGCACCCCGAGTGGATTAATCGGCGATATGATCCCGCTTCCTGATACATTCTCTATGCTTCCTGTCTCGCTGGCGCTGGATTCCTTAAGTAACAACGCTCCTTTCAAAACTCACATTCTTCGCGGTACATTAGCGATCGTTATGAGTCTTAATTCGCTAGACGCCACCTAGCGGCCAACTTACCGTGCTGTTTCTTCTGTTATTGGAAGACGTTAGAATTGATTGGCGGTAATACTCGGCGAGCAGGTTGCTCCCCGATGATCTCGATTTCTCAAGGCCGTGAACGCGAAACCTTACCAGCGCGTCGTCGATAAAGGCCTCCGACACCTTTGGATGCGACACTTTGATTTTCCCTACGTAAAGCACCTGAAAAGTGAAAGGGGAAAATGCGATTATTAGAGGACGGCCGCTTCGCGAGGATTCTACTCGGCGGAGAAAGTGAAAGTGACCTCGAAGAAGTGGGAAGAACTTGGAGATATGTCGGCGCCTAAGGACATCAGGCTGGCCGCGCTGCTCTGCGATCTTTGGGGCACATCCCTGGCTTCGAATCGGGACGAGGCTGAGTGTTCCTTCATGTCTCTCAGGAATTGCTGAACCTGCGGGCAAAGCGGAGGAGCATTGAATCGCAAATCACATGCGAATGTCATTAAGGCATTAGGGGCCGCGAATTAATCTTCGTCACGCGACAACAAACAACAATCGCATTTGCGGCGGTTCCGCGACTGCAGTCATTGCGCTCCGTCACGACTAAACTTAATTCCTTCTTTTCTTTCGAATACAACCATCTACTGGgtggaaaattctgatttcactTATTCTATACCAAACAGTTTGTAGGATTTACATAATACACGCCTGTCGTTATAGAAGAACGCATGGGCGAGCGTAATGTGTAAGTTATTCATCGTCGGTATTTTCGGGATAAAGAGTCGCCCCAGAAATAATCCAGGATGTAGCATCTTGACTGGTAGCGGCACCATTAATATACAAAACCGATTTCGCAaggaaacgtgcaccaaacgtgGCCGATGGCCGTGGACCAAAATAAACCGATTTCGGGAGCACTCGACGACAGCATGGTTCTCTCCCTTCTCTCCTCCCATCCACATGTCTCTTCCTCGTTCCTTTTTGTCAATCAACTGCTTTTAAATTCCTTATCCCTAACTGCTCGTCCCGTTCAGCACCGTTTCTGTCAACAGTTCTTCGAAGCAGGTGTCGCCATCTGTGGCGCCAGTCCATAGatcttatttttctttacccAGTTTCGCCGACAATAATGCTTTACTTCTCGTAAAGAAGTCTCGCTATTATACCGTCTATTCGTAACGAGACTGCAGATTCGCGATTGGTATGTCATTGGGAACTTGATTGATAAATAAAGGATAGTTAAGCTCCATTGATATTCGTCCAAAGAATCTTCAGTGCGGCGCGTCAGCTTTTTTACCATCCGACAGTAGATTCGTCGAACGATTACAGGACACCAAATTATCAGCGGCTGTGTAACCGTCGAGTTGAAAGAAGCGAGGAAAAAAGTGGACGATCGATGCGCAAGTAAATGCTTTTGACGTGTGCCGGAGAGCAAACAATTTATTATGCAAACCACGTACGCGGCTTCGATTGCCGCGACACCGCAAGAGCAATTAGAGGGGAGACGTAGATCGGAGGTGGGCTGTTACGATCGATCAGGAAGCGATTTGTATCAATGGAAAAAAAGATTATCTTGATGGTTGGTCATCTTGGCGACCGCGAGGTCTTCGGCTGCAACGAAGAATCTCGATGGTAGTTGCTGACACAGAAAGCAGATCCGCGCGAACCGACGGGGCTTCCTTTATCCAATTACCAGActagcttcttttttttttattattatccggCTGGCACCTCCCGTTCTCTTGACAAATATGAACGTCTGTGACTGAAGTGCGTTACCGACGAAGGGCAAAATGGGCAaacaattatttcaaataaaaattcgtgTAGGTacgaaatttgtatttcaaataattttttgcccatctccgaCGAAGTGTAACTACTAATCGAGGAGTCAATTCTCAATTCAAAGCTGAATTTCGGAAAATCGAATGCTCACTTCCTTGATCAGTATCTTCTCCACTTTTTTTTATCCTGGAGTGGAATATTCGGAATATTGATTCTTGCACGCGTTGCGTTTGAATATCAAATGGTACATTAACACATCCTCGAGTGGCGTTTTTTTGTGGGTTAATTATACATGTGAGATCAGTGGCATAGAAAACGATGATCATTGAGTTGACTTTAAATAGCAAACCGTGTTCCCCTGTTCTTTAGTTGTATTACATAATAACTCTCAATTACCGCGCGCGAAGTAATCGGTAATATCGGTCACAGAATCTTCAAAGCTTGCTGCGATCTTCCACTAAATCGATCACCTCACAGTTCTCTCGGCAAATATAATCCTCCATGCGTTAAAGGAACTTTCACTCCGCCACCATTCCTCTGCAATCATTAACAAAATTACCTCGCGACAGAACGCCAGGCGTCTCCTATCCCCAAAGCTAATTCCCTCCAATCGCAATCATCATTAACTTGTCAATACTCGCTCCCCTGGCGCACTAATAATTATCCCCGACTCTCGCTTGTCTACTTCCGCAACATTCCTCCGCGAACccacaaaataaaatacaacgTACTTTTTCACACCTCATCGCGTTCCTCGATCCCCCAGTCGTTCTCCCGGCCTATAAATACTACTCGGGGGAATCGCGAAATCCGCGCAAGGCGCTGGGAGCCAGGTTCCTCTGGTTCGCGACGGCCGCTCGCATCTGTCCGCCGCGAAGGCCTGTTTGTTGACACTCCCGTCCGTCCACGCGTGCAATTGATCAACGGCAATTCAAGGTGGACGCGTGATCATCGTGGTGACGCGTGCCCATCGGCTCTCCACGTGGGGAATTAGATCGAGAGCGTCTTCGACCCCCGTGATCCGCTTCATCGGGCGGCCGTTAAGTGGAAGCGCGGCGGTTTCGCAAGCGGCGTTCTCGCGCCAAGGACGCTCGCGTGATCGGCGATcgtgagaaaaaaaacaaagccGGGGAGAGAAATCGTTTCCGTCCGCTTTTCCGTCGCGCATCACGGCCGGCAATTAACGAGGCTCGTCGGAGGTGCGAAATCGCGCGCCTTCCTGAATGAAGCGCTGGCCGGCGCGGTGGAATAAACGAGGCGGCAGCGGCGATCGTGGATCCTTTTTTAGAGAAACTTTTCAGTGACGCGTAAATGGGACGGAGGTATCGCTTATGAATATTTCCTCCGCGTGCAATCATTATTCGCTGGATGCGTGCattgttaattatttttaggagCCGGACAAAAGCACAGCGCGCTTCGTGACTGGGAGTTTAAAAGGAAGGATGGAAGGCGAAGAGGGGGTTGTTATTTCGTGTCTCTTTCTCCATGCGATAAGGATGTTTCATTGGCAGACACAGTGTATCATTACGTAAATTTGCCTCGAGACAGGCAACGAcgtattaattattaatgaacGGGGATTTAACGGAAACTGTGTCAATTACAGTCAGGAGCCTTTCGTGACAAGGGACACGGGCCCATTCATTCTCGCAGTGGAGTAAAAGGTGtagaataattatttaggtagtTGCACAAGCGCgacgcttaaggggaggtttcgatctaaaaatagattttttttacttcatttttcaaatgtttgaccttttaggaatacgtgtttgaaaggattttttgaaattcgtaaaattccagaATTTACAGGCACACTCGACGCCcacgtctgcaatgattaattagaaaacaataaatatatttctataatttaagacatccttaatacaatgcgaaaagttccattaaattatgtatagcagttttcctttaattaattcctaaagatcgccaaTTTGTTTGGGGCTCTAGatcggaacagccccttaatgggtctccctaccttgacggacgaaaaatgggaattttttaaaacaaaaccattaaatatatttacttccagctttgtggctttgtttatcaatttttagagaatataaaaaaaaaattgtatgcaaaagtAGTGGTTATATCTGGAGTTATAGTGCTCCGAATaaagcgccttacaaaaatcatatcagccgttgtagttgtctgaaatagaaaatttaaaattttgtataatctGTACTAGTGTGGCTATCCTCTGAACTatttagattaaatgagaaatactgaaaagtaaaaaaacaggctgcgtctaaaacagacatcgatttctgcaaaaatttcgctgtttttttaagtcgcaaaagtctaatttggCAAAacccgacttagttttagtaccagcgagaatgggacatttactaaagatatataccaagtttgaagtaaatcgggtgattggttttttaggtatcatgctaaccaattcgaaaaacattgttttgagaaaaacgcgttcaaagttttaggtaccgcttctttaagttaattttttttttaaatgttgcctaaatatgtacaaatataggcatgaAGTTGTCAATTAATacaatttgagggtttctcttaaaaaaaatcccaaatatcgcgctccttttagACTGCCAAAGTGCGGAGACccctaaaaaataaatattatacgcTACTAGAAACCCTATCAATGCCAGAGAACTCTTCTAGATTGCCATTTAAAGCGAAAAGCACAGTACGGTTAGAAAACCTGTCCGCGTTCGTTCGTCTGCTTtctgcgtgaaaaaaaaaaggaagcgaGAACTACGTTCCTCTGCGAGCCATGTGTCGAGCATAATGAAACCTTAATTGTTGAACCAGCGGTGGCATTCTTGCGCCGTCTGATTTGATCTGGCGCTGAAAAAGAAAACTTGGACCGTGTCGATATCGCCTTGCCTAGAAGGTCTTTGATCCTGGCTGACACAGTTTCCACTGAAATCTCGTGGAACGGCGTGACGCCTGCCCGCGAATACTTCTACGGATTAAAATAATTCATACTCCGCGGATGTCGCTAACGAGCCTGCGCGAATGTTCCCGAGAGAAGGAACTCGCGAATTCTTTATCAACGACACAAGAAAGAAGCACACGATTCCCACGTGCCGTTTCCTCATAGGCGATTCGTCGCGCGTGGTACCCAGAGAATCCCCAGTCGTTATTTAAATCGTGTCAGCTCGGTGTACAAACGTTCTAGACGATTTTCTAGAGACGCACGCAGCAGCCAGCTGGTCTAATTATATGCAGACAGCTTGTCGCTCCTAATCCTTCCACGAATACCTGAGCTTTCACTTGTGTTATTTAAATATCACGATCTCACGATTTCAAGCACAACCAGCTTCGCCGGCCAGCAACGCTCCTGCGAGCAAATTTTTCTCAGTCACAGTCTCAAAAAGCATCGCATTCCCCGAATGAATTACTCGGACGCGCAGCCTTCTCGGCAAGCAACCATTCCTTTTATCTGCCAGCCACTGTTCCACCAGCGTTTAAGATCCCCACACCTTTGGGCATCCTCTGCGAAGCATTACAGCCGAGGAACGCACAGAATGCTACATATGTACACGTACGTGTGGAAAGGCAATAAAGGGGAAGAGAAGGAGTGTGTATCTGTCCTACGTGACTGCATTAACATTAAGCCCGAAACAAGAAGGAATGCGACGGTGGAAATGCGATCTTTGCGCGAGAGACTGTTGCGCCTCATTATCGGCACATTGTCGCTGAAACTGTTATCTTGGTAACACGACTGCGCCTCAACTGCCTGGTACCGGATCTGCGCTCGTGGCGCATGCTACCAGGTGGATAACGCGTGTACGTACAATTGATTTGAAGCCCGTGCTACCGATATGCAGATTGTTCGCTATCGCTAGTCTGGATGCTCTTCGAGGGTTCCAAGAAACCGTCGTGGATCACGGAAGCAACGGGCACCGTACGTGATCGAAATGTTACAACTTTGCCAACGAGAATCGgggatttcgaaaaaaaaaatcgtgacgGTACCTGGATACGCAAGCGAAACATTTGTTAATCGGTTTCCACTGGGACTTCACTCGCGAATTAAATCAAGGTAGAAATACGAAGGATGCTTTTAAGAGGGGAATAATATTTTATGGGGTAAAAAcatagcaatttttttttaagaagctagcgttttgattcatctgaaatttggaccatgtttttatgcagcCTTGAAGATGTTACaggtttttatttattcatttttaatagtaaatatGGGAGGTATGCGCCACGCCTCGCAAAACACTTTCAGGTAATTTGAAACAGGAAAATTAAACGACGTTTTACTTTACGTAGCTTGAATTTGATTAACCAGAATACCGCCAAGTTCTGCaggtacttcttttgttacgtaagaaaattggatagcaaaatTTGATGGTTCGGATTTTTCAGTTTggaaactctccacactgctcagtaattttttttgttgcttgctgattcatcaatttcaagctacatgtgtataaaataaagcgccgtttcattttgcagtttcagattacctggtagataaacaTCATGcgcaccaacggacgacgaattttgcgcggcgtggtggtcgatcatgcacaactactatatttatggttaaaaattaatgaaaaaaaacctacagcttcttcaaagatgcatcaaaacatggtccaaatttcagatgaattgaatcgctggtttcttaaaaaaaaaatcccaaattccgctatgtttttagcccaaagaataggattgaTTCCCCTCTTAATGTGGATATTAATTGGTAGATTGAAAATGTTTGGAATATTCTGGTGAAAAATTAGCGTGGAACGTGGATTCTGAAAGTGTGGAATTATGGAATATAGTGTTACTGAACGAGGAGATACAGGATGCGAAGGTGCAGAatgtaaaaaaatgatttcactgCAATTGCAGATGTATGAGAAAAGGTGAGGACTTAGTAAACTGCAAGATGTAACCTTCGAGCAAGGAACAAAGATAAATAATACTTACACTCCTGTTTATTACGCAATCGTCGGGTTTTCCGCTACCCAGATTCTCGGGCCCATTATTTAAAAGAGCTAACGATGTTCTCGTAATAATACATTGCAAAATACACTAGTCACAATAATGGAAACAGTTCATTTTTCATCGTTTGAAAATTGACGGTGACATCCGCGAGACATTTCCGCGAGCATTAAATTTCCCGTCGTTTCAAAGGAGAAACTATTTTTCTGGGacatattttcataaacaaGTCCAGTACCACTAGAAGCGCGAGTTATTTATACGCTACTTGAACTGGAAAGACATTTGcaacaaaaaagaagaaaatatactAAACAGGTTTAGTATGACATATAGGGCACGCTAGTGATAGAGATACTTGCCACCAATAAACATTCGCAACTCGGTTCTAATTTATTGGATTTCGAGCAAAAATCGAGCTTCTACTACCGCTATAAACCAAACTTTctactagggtagatgtcccaattactgccagtgtccctattactgccactgtaTTTATTTTAGTTAATAAAAAGCGTACGATatctaataataatataaaaaaacagtcccaatttaatGATAATTTGTTTTGTACACTATTTTTTATACATCATGtttttattcagtaaaataaatgaagtggcagtaataggggtATCTACCCTATTCCCAATAATCCTAAAATAGTTCCATACATACTCTCCAACTATAAGAAGAAACAAACCACCGAATACTCCCCTCCACTACAGAACCCGGGTTCTTGAAAACAGGAAGAGACCAACTAATACAAACAAACAATTCTCCTACGATGCTTGCTACAATGGAAAAGCACGGATCGAAAACAATTCCCCGTTAGTTTCGTCAAACATCCGTTGGAAATTAATCTTCGTTTCGCGC is drawn from Andrena cerasifolii isolate SP2316 chromosome 8, iyAndCera1_principal, whole genome shotgun sequence and contains these coding sequences:
- the Plx gene encoding PTB_TBC1D1_like and TBC domain-containing protein plx isoform X2, with translation MRSSITTGVYYVQQFLRDMKEHSASSRFEARDVPQRSQSSAASLMSLGADISPSSSHFFEVLYVGKIKVSHPKVSEAFIDDALVRFRVHGLEKSRSSGSNLLAEYYRQSILTSSNNRRNSTESSASETGSIENVSGSGIISPINPLGVPSTLTGSVEAFPKSQITSLAEQNEHEENRDTVNNNSMQVPEVMRNRASSTGSVINSRRDSMTKAGDEHNRTMLFQVGRHDLRLISPDRKQVLLHKLLRDVASCVQGIKNPEHFGFICKENNVECFIGYVFKCQSESVADDLVAAISQAYVGTGEVTRKERFSVFSCEHCPMYWYNKLCQEIEGQNDRRTQSIIFSRMELLPEDEQEIVVNRYKGAESAGDTGTTLREQNQFLMRLLRAHCEGKQARHVHDTAENRSEFLNQYLSVGVGSTIFMKAKRSLTNSFDNLMKRKGSRDDLGLGSHLKDASHLNTVIKSGSQSPDISRQPSIVDISPDASRPRSLRVSPEQQLTVNTGPKSSMMDIFLKVGNSPKMSPTETDGNNPVHANSSWRQAILNRVVTPGKDHEKDNDKPGNINIMKAPQAIPKRRTKQELRDLWKKAINQQLILIRMEKENARLRVRQEEATVKRIKLEYDELSSCGRELMEVWDLLVSKESRVSTKCDNQMLLHAIKQGVPKGKRGDVWQFLAEQFCLKQPPIDTRDFPNYNTPYELLLKQLTSQQHAILIDLGRTFPNHPYFSSALGPGQLALFNLLKAYSLLDHEVGYCQGLSFVAGVLLLHMSEDQAFFLLRHLMFRRGLRKLYLPDMAALQLYLYQLSRLLHDRLPAIYSHFDKHEVSPTLYAAPWLLTLFASQFPLGFVTRVFDLLFLESTEVLFRVSMALLKEHQDQLLRCDSFEEIMEYLKTRVPAVDKEILDRVMKRVFYPDQEITKQLNEYRVEYQVLQEEMMSVKPQIENLEKMKVLNKQLTQEVGQLSEQLEITMSNLHRMETTRSMQQSTLLKLESQNRSLEVTVATLGAFIQQLSDTRPDIEFPGDIRRIIAQLSLAEKRRSTTSRSYPMKVIEDNNKFAMIKSNSTGRESHNLLKNNATIDPPYPLKSTLSQPNLVTKLERVSSFFSNSHNHIQKQRAQLAALRNEYSEQTIRNDENDPKTVNIDIQITDTVNSPDEQVTQNDKNLKIQLVDNLEKSVSLPLNAKAKLKSSKSAYELGSVKKVPTSKLEATTDEDVLNLTGTMHPLDTCSDVNFRYGGTTKLKSIKPVRLPSPTGQEENVNKNAQNQKVETLNR